In a genomic window of Pseudomonas mohnii:
- a CDS encoding cupin: protein MRVIRSKDFTATRAWEADDIANMDGTTVRLHWTDQPNKWHVNDGEEVFAGVGCEHVAHPRGEARILVIEREGSV from the coding sequence ATGAGAGTTATTCGTAGCAAAGATTTCACCGCCACTCGCGCTTGGGAGGCTGACGACATAGCTAACATGGATGGGACCACTGTCCGCCTACACTGGACCGACCAGCCAAATAAGTGGCATGTCAACGATGGTGAGGAAGTTTTCGCAGGGGTTGGATGCGAACATGTTGCGCATCCTCGTGGAGAAGCGCGGATTCTGGTGATCGAACG